The Glandiceps talaboti chromosome 9, keGlaTala1.1, whole genome shotgun sequence genome window below encodes:
- the LOC144439858 gene encoding uncharacterized protein LOC144439858, whose translation MARPNMLVTSLEKALSFNDLKPNESPELIKLKEDLKKDSTEGMEDDQAAARPPFTLLFEMGKIVYNRKQTTTKEWLSLIYKESRISDDKENPLSARVFCEATGSLSDNSNIFIGANIGAFERSKKYKKLREYYLDGLMRKWYHKKIKEAIADAQDEKRVGSMVSFPVDPTCSSFKFGNRYKIFESAHAIGPCYKCKRIFENVTFLPDRDSANDKDEGYPYGNCAEYYALSDFLRATTT comes from the exons CTTGTGACGAGCTTGGAGAAGGCGCTATCCTTCAATGATTTAAAACCAAATGAATCACCTGAACTAATAAAACTGAAAGAGGATTTGAAAAAGGATAGCACAGAGGGTATGGAAGACGATCAAGCGGCTGCAAGACCACCTTTTACCCTTCTTTTTGAAATG GGAAAAATTGTTTATAACAGAAAACAGACGACGACTAAGGAATGGCTTTCCTTGATCTATAAGGAGTCAAGAATATCAGATGATAAAGAAAACCCTTTATCAGCTAGAGTGTTTTGTGAAGCGACAGGTTCTTTATCCGATAACTCCAATATTTTCATAGGAGCAAATATAGGAGCTTTTGAGAGAAGTAAAAAATACAAGAAACTACGAGAATATTACTTAGATGGACTGATGCGAAAGTGGTACCATAAAAAAATCAAGGAGGCTATAGCTGATGCACAAGATGAAAAACGCGTCGGAAGTATGGTATCATTTCCTGTTGACCCGACCTGTTCATCCTTTAAGTTTGGAAATAGATACAAGATTTTCGAATCTGCTCACGCCATAGGGCcatgttacaaatgtaaaagAATCTTCGAAAACGTGACATTCCTACCTGATAGAGATTCTGCAAATGACAAAGATGAAGGATATCCTTATGGCAACTGTGCCGAATATTATGCCTTAAGTGATTTTCTGCGTGCGACGACTACCTGA
- the LOC144439859 gene encoding xanthine dehydrogenase/oxidase-like, producing the protein MSEALVFFINGRQIIENSPDPGTNLLNYLRSELQLTGTKYGCGEGGCGACTVMISRYDLRTEQIIHESVYACLVPICAVHGMAITTVEGIGNANKLHPVQERLAKAHGSQCGFCSPGMVMSMYTLLRNNPQPSAMEIEDALQGNLCRCTGYRPILEGFQKFAKIEEGCCGNSENCCGQAKFFSKENGDVVDDVKGHTPDNDVGIELYDNKFIPFDPSQEPIFPPELMLNKDYHCKSVTFAKNGLVWSRPTSLQELLQIRARNPVARLVSGNLDIGLKSMITGTINPTVICVTHVPEMTNIEISGDGVKFGASVTLATINDFYRSKLCQGQSYQLGLFVAFLEMAKSFGQQTRNKAGIGSHVMAASPLSDLIPIMMAAGCSLNITSSNGPLRVVPLTSAFFTDYHVTAIEQDEVLVSVTFPFTTKNEYCHGYKVQKLLHRRDDSVTALNAGMYVAFEDDQTTLKNIRLCFGGVGKTVKTATKTTKALIGRYWDESLLNDTLQLLVGELQLLGDSVEYRRSLIQGFFFKFYWYVFNEIASTAGIDNIPLNVRSAIEPQTRHPLQSKQSYQKIASGEGNSDPVGRPVMHRSGIQQATGEALYCDDVTQEKGELHMAFVLSIFAHAKIISIDATKALDLPGVKCFLSADDIPRVDNVFAPKKVVYVGQLVGAIAAESKEIAERAVKVVEVKYEPLEAIISIKDAIAKNSVDPDIWKYETGDVEEEFERSDHVMAGEIMLGTQEHFYMETTSCICRPRDIDEMEVICTTQWPHSLQMNVAAALGVPAHKVSCKVKRIGGAFGGKVNRPNAFAASAAVAARKLNRTVRVVLSRDTDMKATTRRVPMMAKYKVGYTTDGRVRALDISIIGNAGGDKTIGEPIEGVKQAISAVDQVYRIPHFRGTGAVCITNIPPTGPMRGFGVPSGNMFCETIIHDIAVKCGISQEQMREVNMYSCQDKFNHFNQLLNQVGNIRRCWDECLQVSNFHQRRAAVDAYNRENRWKKRGISINPNKRKCGFPGGFLNQGGALVQVYTDGSVLISHGGIEMGQGLYTKTIQVASRVLHIPIDRIHANETATDKNANTTITGGGVGSDLFGNAVKIACESIMDKLQPTMAENPKGSWEEWVKEAYDNRVDLSARGFYKPPGDPMNWTERTGAVGYYFAYGCACSEVEVDCLTGDFEVLRTDIVVDCGDSLNPALDIGQIEGGFMQGYGLFTMEEERRSADGELLSLGPGLYRIPRVKDIPQQFNVHLLKGCPNNLGIYSAKNVSELTVFLGSSVYFATKDALYAARADAGIHGVVRLDPPATAEKIRIACVDQFTKDM; encoded by the exons ATCATAGAGAATTCTCCAGATCCTGGAACAAATTTGCTGAACTATCTACGAAGTGAGT TACAGCTGACTGGAACAAAGTATGGATGTGGAGAAGGTGGTTGTGGTGCATGTACTGTTATGATATCAAGATATGACCTGAGGACTGAACAAATCAT TCATGAATCTGTGTATGCATGTCTTGTACCGATATGTGCTGTGCATGGAATGGCTATAACTACAGTCGAAGGCATTGGGAATGCCAATAAGTTACACCCAGTCCAG GAACGTCTAGCCAAAGCACACGGATCACAATGTGGATTCTGTTCTCCTGGTATGGTGATGTCAATGTACACGTTGCTACGAAACAATCCTCAACCCAGTGCCATGGAGATAGAAGATGCCTTGCAAGGAAATCTGTGTCGATGTACAGGATATCGACCCATTCTTGAAGGGTTTCAAAAATTTGCAAAGATTGAA GAAGGATGCTGTGGAAATAGTGAAAACTGTTGCGGTCAAGCGAAATTTTTCTCTAAAGAAAATGGCGACGTAGTTGATGATGTTAAAGGTCATACACCTGACAATGAC GTTGGAATTGAACTGTATGACAACAAATTTATACCATTTGACCCATCCCAGGAACCGATATTTCCTCCAGAACTGATG TTAAACAAAGACTACCATTGTAAAAGTGTGACTTTTGCAAAGAATGGATTAGTTTGGTCACGACCTACATCGTTACAAGAACTCCTTCAAATCAGAGCAAGAAACCCTGTTGCTAGGCTGGTATCAGGCAATTTAGATATTG GACTAAAGTCTATGATAACTGGAACCATCAATCCCACTGTAATATGTGTTACACATGTACCAGAAATGACTAACATTGAGATAAGTGGAGATGGAGTAAAGTTCGGAGCATCTGTTACCCTGGCAACTATAAACGACTTTTATAGATCAAAACTCTGTCAAGGACAAA gTTACCAACTTGGCTTGTTTGTCGCCTTTCTTGAAATGGCGAAAAGTTTTGGTCAACAGACACGGAACAAAGCG GGTATTGGAAGTCATGTAATGGCTGCTAGCCCTTTATCAGACTTGATTCCTATTATGATGGCGGCAGGATGTTCACTAAATATCACATCTAGCAATG GGCCATTGCGGGTCGTTCCGCTGACTTCCGCTTTCTTCACCGACTACCACGTGACAGCCATCGAGCAAGATGAAGTATTGGTTTCAGTAACATTTCCGTTTACAACTAAG AACGAATACTGCCATGGTTACAAAGTCCAAAAGCTGCTTCACAGACGGGACGACAGTGTTACCGCATTGAATGCTGGGATGTATGTAGCATTTGAAGATGATCAGACCACACTAAAAAATATCAGACTGTGTTTTGGTGGCGTTGGTAAAACTGTGAAAACGGCAACAAAAACCACTAAAGCGTTGATTGGCAg GTATTGGGACGAATCTCTCCTCAATGATACACTTCAACTTCTGGTCGGAGAACTTCAACTTTTAGGAGACAGTGTGGAGTACAGACGTTCACTTATCCAAGGtttcttcttcaaattttaCTGGTATGTCTTCAACGAAATAGCTTCCACAGCTGGGATTGATAACATACCACTGAACGTCCGTAGTGCCATCGAACCACAGACAAGACATCCACTTCAAAGTAAACAGAGTTACCAG AAAATTGCTAGTGGAGAAGGAAACAGTGACCCGGTCGGCCGTCCTGTTATGCATCGTTCTGGTATTCAACAAGCCACTGGCGAGGCTTTGTattgcgatgacgtcacacagGAGAAGG GTGAACTACACATGGCTTTTGTCCTCAGCATCTTTGCTCATGCCAAGATCAT ATCAATTGATGCGACCAAAGCATTAGATCTGCCAGGAGTAAAGTGCTTCTTAAGTGCAGATGACATACCGAGGGTCGATAATGTGTTCGCTCCAAAGAAG GTTGTGTATGTTGGTCAGCTGGTTGGCGCAATAGCTGCAGAGAGTAAAGAAATCGCCGAGAGAGCGGTAAAAGTAGTAGAAGTCAAATACGAACCTCTCGAAGCTATAATTTCGATCAAG GATGCCATTGCTAAAAATTCAGTTGATCCCGATATTTGGAAATATGAGACTGGTGATGTGGAAGAAGAATTCGAAAGGAGTGATCACGTGATGGCAGGAGAAATCATGCTTGGAACGCAGGAACACTTTTATATGGAGACAACGAGTTGTATTTGCCGACCCCGAGACATTGACGAAATGGAAGTTATTTGTACTACACAATGGCCACATTCATTACAG ATGAATGTTGCTGCTGCCCTTGGTGTACCAGCTCATAAAGTGTCATGTAAAGTCAAAAGAATTGGTGGAGCCTTTGGTGGAAAGGTTAATCGACCCAATGCGTTTGCTGCTTCCGCTGCAGTGGCTGCTAGAAA GTTAAATCGAACTGTACGTGTAGTTCTGAGCAGAGATACCGACATGAAAGCAACGACACGACGAGTTCCTATGATGGCCAAATATAAAGTTGGATATACAACTGACGGTCGTGTGAGGGCACTTGACATATCTATTATTGGTAATGCTGGTGGTGACAAAACAATTGGAGAGCCAATAGAG GGAGTGAAGCAAGCAATCTCCGCAGTTGACCAGGTATATCGTATTCCACACTTCAGAGGCACTGGTGCTGTGTGTATAACTAATATTCCTCCCACTGGTCCAATGCGTGGTTTTGGTGTACCGAGTGGTAATATGTTTTGTGAGACGATAATTCATGATATTGCCGTCAAATGTGGTATTTCACAAGAACAG ATGAGGGAAGTCAACATGTATTCGTGCCAAGACAAGTTCAACCATTTCAATCAGTTACTGAACCAAGTTGGGAATATCAGAAGATGTTGGGATGAATGTTTGCAAGTCAGTAATTTCCATCAAAGACGGGCCGCTGTTGATGCTTACAACAG GGAAAACCGATGGAAAAAAAGAGGAATATCAATTAATCCGAATAAACGGAAATGTGGGTTTCCTGGAGGATTTCTAAATCAG GGTGGTGCATTGGTTCAGGTATATACTGATGGAAGTGTATTGATATCACATGGTGGTATAGAGATGGGTCAAGGCCTATACACTAAAACTATACAAGTTGCCAGTAGAGTGTTACACATACCTATAGATCGTATCCATGCCAACGAAACAGCCACTGATAAGAACGCTAACACAACAATTACAGGAGGAGGCGTTGGGTCAGATTTATTCGGCAATGCCGTGAAG ATTGCATGTGAAAGTATAATGGATAAACTGCAACCTACTATGGCCGAAAACCCTAAAGGCTCATGGGAAGAATGG GTAAAAGAAGCGTACGACAACCGTGTAGATCTCTCTGCAAGGGGCTTCTATAA ACCCCCTGGTGATCCAATGAATTGGACGGAAAGAACCGGAGCAGTCGGTTACTACTTTGCCTATGGTTGCGCATGCTCAGAGGTTGAAGTGGATTGTCTGACTGGTGACTTTGAAGTGTTGAGGACAGACATTGTAGTTGATTGTGGGGATAGTTTGAACCCTGCACTTGACATTGGACAG ATCGAAGGAGGCTTTATGCAAGGATATGGTCTATTTACTATGGAGGAAGAACGTAGATCAGCTGACGGAGAATTATTAAGTCTTGGACCAGGCTTGTATAGAATACCAAGAGTGAAGGATATACCACAACAATTCAATGTTCATCTGTTGAAAGGGTGTCCTAATAATCTTGGTATTTACTCTGCTAAG AATGTAAGTGAACTGACTGTTTTCCTTGGAAGCTCTGTTTACTTCGCTACCAAGGACGCCCTCTATGCAGCAAGAGCCGATGCTGGTATCCATGGTGTAGTTAGACTAGACCCACCAGCAACAGCAGAAAAGATTCGTATCGCTTGCGTCGACCAGTTTACCAAGGATATGTGA